The following coding sequences lie in one Chloroflexota bacterium genomic window:
- a CDS encoding flippase-like domain-containing protein yields MQNNAPEQQPDAEQVSLKGKAFALPTLVSFAFAAFFILFLLTRFDIDLSATWDEVRTAHAGWFLLALFTYYATFPLRGLRWRLLLHNAEVIEKKAKPQPRVRELGLFVLISFFANSVSFFRLGDAFRGYLLTDKWKVSFPKTIGTILAERILDVGVVFFLLLIASIGVLREETSATAEKIIIAAGAVAVLVSLVLIAMRIYGTKVTRFLPAKARPFYERFQVSTLMSFRNLPPLILLTAAIWLMEAGRLYFVVQSLDFEVGLALILFAALANSMLTTIPLTPGGLGLVELGLTGLLAITLDRSNAAGVTLLDRSISYFSLVIFGGLAFAIRQAVEMRMRKRAPATPVSQRRS; encoded by the coding sequence TTGCAGAATAACGCTCCGGAACAGCAGCCAGACGCTGAACAGGTCTCGCTGAAGGGCAAGGCCTTCGCCCTTCCAACCCTCGTCTCATTCGCCTTCGCCGCCTTTTTCATCCTCTTCCTGCTCACCCGATTCGATATTGACCTTTCGGCGACGTGGGATGAGGTTCGTACCGCCCACGCGGGGTGGTTCCTCCTGGCCCTCTTCACGTACTACGCCACATTCCCGTTGCGCGGCCTGCGCTGGCGTCTCCTGCTTCATAATGCTGAAGTCATCGAGAAGAAGGCTAAGCCTCAGCCGCGCGTCCGGGAGCTCGGCCTCTTCGTCCTCATCAGCTTCTTCGCAAACTCCGTCTCTTTCTTCCGCTTGGGAGACGCCTTTCGCGGCTATCTGCTAACGGACAAGTGGAAGGTCAGCTTCCCCAAGACGATCGGCACGATCCTCGCGGAGCGCATCTTGGATGTGGGCGTCGTCTTCTTCCTTCTGCTCATCGCCAGCATCGGCGTGCTGCGGGAAGAGACGAGCGCAACCGCGGAGAAGATTATCATTGCCGCCGGGGCAGTCGCGGTGCTTGTGAGCCTCGTCCTCATCGCCATGCGCATCTACGGTACGAAGGTGACTCGGTTCCTGCCCGCGAAGGCCCGCCCGTTCTACGAGCGCTTCCAGGTCAGCACGCTCATGAGCTTCCGCAACCTGCCGCCGCTCATCCTGCTCACAGCCGCTATCTGGCTGATGGAGGCCGGACGCCTCTACTTCGTCGTTCAGTCCCTTGACTTCGAAGTCGGCCTCGCTCTTATCCTCTTCGCCGCGCTTGCGAATTCCATGCTGACGACGATCCCGCTTACGCCGGGCGGCCTAGGCCTGGTTGAGCTAGGCCTCACGGGCCTGCTGGCCATCACCCTTGACCGCTCTAACGCCGCGGGCGTCACCCTGCTCGATCGCTCGATCTCCTACTTCAGCCTAGTCATCTTCGGCGGACTTGCCTTCGCCATCCGACAGGCTGTGGAGATGCGGATGCGGAAGAGAGCCCCGGCTACGCCAGTTTCGCAACGCCGATCGTAA
- the rsmG gene encoding 16S rRNA (guanine(527)-N(7))-methyltransferase RsmG, giving the protein MDVLLSGARRLGLSLTEAHLAKFRLLRDELLQWNRRTNLTAITDPAEVEAKHFLDSLTVVLALLNGFTPGGKVIDLGTGPGFPGLPLAIVFPHTQFTFVEATWKKTDFIAHVVKQLELANVTIINERSETLAHQPQHRERYPVVLARALAPMSALAELTLPFCAIGGIVIAMKKGELRQEVARAEKAIRLMGGRLGRQIPVPLPALNDGRVLVIVEKVGHTPTEYPRRPGIPATKPIL; this is encoded by the coding sequence ATGGACGTCCTTCTCTCCGGCGCGCGCCGGCTCGGCCTCTCCCTGACCGAGGCGCACCTCGCCAAGTTCCGTCTCCTACGCGATGAGCTGCTGCAGTGGAACCGGCGCACCAACCTCACCGCCATCACAGACCCGGCGGAAGTCGAAGCGAAGCACTTCCTCGATTCGCTTACCGTCGTCCTTGCCCTGCTGAACGGCTTCACGCCTGGCGGGAAGGTCATAGACCTCGGCACGGGGCCGGGCTTCCCCGGCTTGCCCCTCGCCATTGTCTTCCCGCACACGCAATTCACGTTTGTGGAGGCGACCTGGAAGAAGACAGACTTCATCGCTCATGTTGTGAAGCAGCTTGAATTAGCGAATGTGACCATCATCAACGAGCGCTCGGAGACACTGGCGCATCAGCCGCAGCACCGCGAGCGCTATCCCGTCGTTCTCGCCCGCGCCCTTGCGCCCATGTCTGCGCTGGCGGAGCTGACGCTGCCCTTTTGCGCCATAGGCGGCATCGTCATCGCCATGAAAAAGGGCGAGCTGCGACAGGAGGTCGCACGTGCGGAGAAGGCGATTCGGCTGATGGGCGGACGGCTTGGAAGGCAGATCCCTGTCCCGCTCCCGGCGCTGAATGATGGAAGGGTGCTAGTCATAGTCGAAAAAGTAGGGCATACTCCTACCGAATATCCAAGGCGACCAGGCATCCCGGCGACCAAACCGATCCTCTAA
- a CDS encoding SMC family ATPase, which yields MLQSRCLLDPAATQAKGPLHVIPLTLRLRNFMCYRDNVPPLYLEGVHIACLCGENGAGKSSLLDAMTWALWGQARAKSDDDLIYIGKDEMEVDLEFHAAESKYRVIRKRERAVGKRAGKSILELQLFSGNAWQAMSGSGIRETQAKIVALLHLDYETFINSAFLVQGRADEFTNQPPDKRKEVLAQILNLSYYESLAEKARESARRREGLRFSLEQTIAEMSAQVAGRAELARQLEESRAKVGEQAALLEGLEASLQQARREKQALELKRARAEETRQMLKGVEESLARLARRREQTQRTVESYQATLKEAQAIEEGFTWLQSAEKEVAALDVAARTYLELTQRRASLESAIERAKAELTANRRVAAAQVKELEARAAEGEKAAGRLPAIEQALAKLHDLQEQIAAKRAEAEAAAEQAAELRAANAKLKEEMVEIKGKMDQVKQGKGQCPLCLTDLSEDRCANVLQTYEQLGKAKRAQYDANESSLKAKQQASQAAQKAIQEFEATVRAEQPKLQREHAMLKHAADEKTKAEAALPPLSATIAAIEKQLAESSFAGKQQKELGTAIAGLASLKYDEAAHDAARAAYQRLRPFEERARQLKEARERAPQAQQELDQTARDIQLNEQNAAQLRKSVEQGGQETAELPQLAQQVAREEQAQREAAQALQALRDSLGAVQARLTQLAEVEANLANRQDALRQAAEEQAAFEELAIAFSRKGIQALMIESALPEIEEEANRLLGRMTDNRMTLKLETQANLKTKDGVKETLEIRVADELGTRNYELFSGGEAFRINLALRIALSRLLARRAGAPLPTLFIDEGFGTQDPAGRDRIAETINAISGDFERIIVITHIEELKEQFPVRIEVVKTPEGSTFSMN from the coding sequence ATGCTACAATCTCGCTGCCTCCTGGATCCGGCCGCGACACAGGCAAAAGGCCCCCTCCACGTGATTCCCCTCACCCTGCGCCTCCGCAACTTCATGTGCTACCGGGACAACGTCCCACCTCTGTACTTGGAGGGCGTGCACATCGCCTGCTTGTGCGGCGAAAACGGCGCTGGGAAGTCCTCGTTGCTGGACGCGATGACCTGGGCGCTCTGGGGCCAGGCGCGCGCGAAATCGGACGACGACCTCATCTACATCGGAAAGGATGAGATGGAGGTTGACCTGGAGTTCCACGCAGCGGAGTCCAAGTACCGGGTCATCCGCAAGCGGGAGCGGGCCGTGGGCAAGCGCGCAGGAAAGTCCATCCTCGAGTTGCAGCTCTTCAGCGGCAATGCGTGGCAGGCGATGAGCGGCAGCGGCATCCGCGAGACGCAGGCCAAGATCGTCGCCCTCCTGCACCTGGACTATGAGACCTTCATCAACAGCGCCTTCCTGGTCCAGGGCCGCGCCGATGAGTTCACGAACCAGCCGCCGGATAAGCGCAAGGAAGTCCTTGCCCAGATCCTCAACCTCAGCTACTACGAATCGCTCGCAGAGAAGGCGCGTGAGAGCGCCCGCCGGCGGGAAGGCCTGCGCTTCAGCTTGGAGCAAACCATAGCTGAGATGAGCGCGCAGGTCGCGGGGCGCGCAGAGCTGGCGCGGCAGCTCGAAGAGAGCCGCGCCAAGGTGGGCGAACAGGCCGCGCTCTTGGAAGGCCTGGAGGCTTCGCTCCAGCAGGCGCGCCGGGAGAAGCAGGCGCTTGAGTTGAAGCGCGCCCGTGCTGAAGAGACGCGGCAGATGCTCAAGGGCGTCGAAGAGTCGCTGGCGCGGCTGGCGCGTCGCCGGGAGCAGACACAGCGGACGGTGGAGAGCTACCAGGCCACGCTGAAAGAGGCCCAGGCCATCGAAGAGGGCTTCACCTGGCTGCAAAGCGCCGAAAAGGAAGTCGCGGCGCTCGATGTCGCCGCGCGAACGTACCTGGAGCTGACGCAGCGGCGCGCTTCATTGGAGTCGGCGATCGAGCGGGCGAAGGCGGAGCTGACCGCCAACAGGCGAGTCGCCGCCGCGCAGGTCAAAGAGTTGGAGGCGCGCGCCGCCGAAGGCGAAAAGGCGGCAGGCCGGTTGCCCGCCATCGAGCAGGCGCTTGCCAAGCTCCACGACCTCCAGGAGCAGATCGCCGCGAAGCGCGCCGAGGCCGAAGCGGCGGCGGAGCAGGCCGCCGAGCTTCGCGCGGCCAACGCGAAGCTCAAAGAGGAGATGGTGGAGATCAAGGGTAAGATGGACCAGGTGAAGCAGGGCAAGGGCCAATGCCCCCTCTGCCTGACGGACCTGAGCGAAGACCGCTGCGCGAACGTTCTCCAGACGTATGAGCAGCTCGGCAAGGCCAAGCGCGCTCAGTATGACGCCAACGAATCGTCGCTGAAAGCGAAGCAGCAGGCGTCGCAAGCGGCGCAGAAGGCGATCCAAGAGTTCGAGGCGACGGTTCGCGCGGAACAGCCGAAGCTGCAGCGCGAGCATGCGATGCTGAAGCACGCCGCAGACGAGAAGACAAAGGCGGAGGCGGCGCTGCCGCCCCTCAGCGCGACGATCGCGGCCATCGAGAAGCAGCTTGCCGAGAGCAGCTTCGCGGGCAAACAGCAGAAGGAGCTTGGCACCGCCATCGCCGGCCTCGCCTCGCTGAAGTACGACGAGGCGGCCCATGACGCCGCCAGGGCCGCCTATCAGCGGCTGCGCCCCTTCGAGGAGCGGGCGCGCCAGCTGAAAGAGGCGCGCGAACGGGCGCCTCAGGCCCAACAGGAGTTGGATCAGACGGCTCGGGACATCCAGTTGAACGAGCAGAACGCCGCCCAGCTCCGGAAGTCGGTAGAGCAGGGCGGCCAGGAGACGGCGGAGCTGCCGCAGCTGGCACAACAGGTGGCTCGGGAGGAGCAGGCACAGCGCGAGGCGGCGCAAGCCCTCCAAGCGCTGCGCGACTCCCTGGGCGCGGTGCAGGCGCGCCTCACCCAGCTTGCCGAAGTGGAGGCGAACCTGGCGAATCGGCAGGATGCCCTTCGCCAGGCCGCCGAGGAGCAGGCGGCCTTTGAGGAGCTGGCTATCGCCTTCAGCCGCAAGGGCATCCAGGCGCTTATGATCGAATCGGCGCTTCCGGAGATCGAGGAGGAGGCGAACCGCCTCCTGGGGCGCATGACGGATAACCGCATGACGCTGAAGCTGGAGACCCAGGCGAACTTGAAGACGAAGGACGGCGTGAAAGAGACGCTGGAGATCCGGGTCGCGGACGAGCTTGGGACCCGGAACTACGAGCTGTTCAGCGGCGGCGAGGCCTTCCGCATCAACCTCGCCCTCCGCATCGCCCTCTCGCGCCTCCTCGCCCGCCGCGCGGGCGCTCCCCTGCCGACGCTCTTCATAGATGAAGGCTTCGGCACGCAGGACCCGGCGGGGCGCGACCGCATCGCGGAGACCATCAACGCCATCAGCGGCGATTTCGAACGCATCATCGTCATCACCCACATCGAAGAGCTGAAGGAGCAGTTCCCCGTGCGCATCGAGGTTGTGAAGACGCCCGAGGGCTCCACCTTCTCGATGAACTAG
- a CDS encoding signal recognition particle protein gives MFEALTDKLTGVFKRLGGKGRLTEKEIDEALREVRVALLEADVNFKVARDFIAKVKERAMQPAVLESMTPAQAVMGIVQEELTAILGGAQKRLSAASQPPTIVMMVGLQGAGKTTATAKLALYLKRGGNKPLLVAADVKRPAAVQQLVTLGKQIDVPVYEEGTGTPGDKVCEHALQRAKETGANWMILDTAGRLHIDEEMMGELGRIKERLHPHESLLVVDAMTGQDAVRAAEEFHKKVSLTGLVLTKLDGDARGGAALSVSSVTGVPIKFIGMGEKVDALEPYHPDRLAQRILGMGDMATLIEKAQEGIDEKKAKEIEKKFRKAEFDMEDMLEQFKTIKKMGSIGNVLGMIPGMSMLSKKMPTANVDDKAMARVEAIILSMTKRERRKPEIINGSRRKRIAMGSGTTPAEVNRLLTQYEEMRKMMKRLQSGRTKHMTDSFMRQLGGGR, from the coding sequence ATGTTCGAAGCGCTCACCGATAAACTGACCGGCGTCTTCAAGCGCCTCGGCGGCAAGGGCCGCCTCACGGAGAAGGAGATAGACGAAGCTCTCCGCGAGGTGCGTGTCGCCCTCCTCGAGGCCGACGTCAACTTCAAGGTCGCCCGCGACTTCATCGCGAAGGTGAAGGAGCGGGCCATGCAGCCCGCCGTCCTGGAGAGCATGACGCCCGCCCAGGCCGTCATGGGCATCGTCCAGGAGGAGCTGACCGCTATCCTGGGCGGAGCCCAGAAGCGGCTCAGCGCCGCCAGCCAGCCGCCGACCATCGTCATGATGGTGGGCCTCCAGGGCGCCGGCAAAACGACAGCAACTGCAAAATTGGCACTCTACCTGAAACGAGGCGGCAATAAGCCGCTCCTCGTCGCGGCCGATGTGAAGCGCCCTGCGGCCGTCCAGCAGCTCGTCACCCTAGGCAAGCAGATTGACGTACCTGTCTACGAAGAGGGCACCGGCACCCCAGGCGACAAGGTCTGCGAGCACGCCCTCCAGCGGGCCAAGGAGACCGGCGCCAACTGGATGATTCTGGACACCGCGGGACGCCTCCATATAGACGAAGAGATGATGGGCGAGCTGGGCCGCATCAAGGAGAGGCTGCACCCCCACGAATCGCTCCTGGTGGTGGACGCCATGACGGGCCAGGACGCCGTTCGCGCCGCCGAGGAGTTCCACAAGAAGGTGAGCCTCACCGGCCTGGTGCTCACCAAGCTGGACGGCGATGCCCGAGGCGGCGCGGCCCTCTCCGTCTCCAGCGTCACCGGCGTTCCCATCAAGTTCATCGGCATGGGCGAGAAGGTGGACGCCCTGGAGCCCTACCACCCGGACCGGCTCGCCCAGCGCATCCTCGGCATGGGCGATATGGCCACCCTCATCGAGAAGGCCCAGGAGGGCATTGACGAGAAGAAGGCCAAGGAGATCGAAAAGAAGTTCCGCAAGGCGGAGTTCGATATGGAGGACATGCTGGAGCAGTTCAAGACGATCAAGAAGATGGGATCCATCGGCAACGTCCTGGGCATGATCCCCGGCATGTCCATGCTCTCCAAGAAGATGCCGACGGCCAACGTGGATGACAAGGCGATGGCGCGGGTTGAGGCCATCATCCTTTCGATGACGAAGCGGGAGCGGCGCAAGCCCGAAATCATCAACGGCAGCCGCCGCAAGCGCATCGCCATGGGCAGCGGCACCACACCCGCCGAAGTGAACCGCCTCCTCACGCAGTATGAGGAGATGCGGAAGATGATGAAGCGCCTGCAGTCCGGCCGCACGAAGCACATGACCGATAGCTTCATGCGGCAGCTCGGCGGCGGGCGGTAG
- the uvrB gene encoding excinuclease ABC subunit UvrB, whose translation MPDFKIVSDFKMTGDQPQAVEKLVQGLKNGYRYQTLLGVTGSGKTFTMANIAAQSKRPTLVIAHNKTLAAQLATEFKEFLPENAVEYFVSYYDYYQPEAYIARTDTYIEKDADINEEIDKLRHAATRALLTRRDVLIVASVSCIYGLGSPEEYQAFRVLLQKGAGARREKIIRQLIDMQYERNDVDPTRGRFRVRGDTLEIQPAYEDLALRIQFWGDEVEKITEIDPVTGELLGERESIEIYPAKHFVTSQEKMDAGLKGIEAELEERLKQLREGGKVLEAARLEQRTRFDLEMLREAGYCSGIENYARHLARRPAGSRPSTLLDYFPDDFLMFIDESHMTVPQVHGMYGGDRSRKSVLVDYGFRLPSAMDNRPLNFEEFDASINQVVFVSATPAAYELKVSQQVAEQVIRPTGLLDPTIEVKKTHGQIDDLLHRIKLRVEKKERALVTTLTKRMAEELADYLKEMGIKVHYLHSEQDVLERSEVLRDLRLGVYDVVVGINLLREGLDLPEVSLVAILDADKEGYLRSGASLIQTIGRAARHENGHVIMYADTRTASMKQALDETNRRRAIQDAYNKQHGITPQGIKKSIKDITERVRAIAEEQTPYVVSKEMPKDEVARAIKDLEKRMKEASSNLEFEKAAALRDQVIDLRKVLALDLDSHVTEKGERFSKTEETPGVYETRPPAKVRGRRRKGW comes from the coding sequence GTGCCTGACTTCAAAATCGTCTCCGACTTCAAGATGACGGGCGATCAGCCCCAGGCCGTCGAGAAGCTTGTCCAGGGGCTGAAGAACGGCTATCGCTACCAGACGCTGCTGGGCGTCACCGGCTCCGGCAAGACCTTCACCATGGCGAATATCGCGGCCCAGTCCAAGCGGCCGACACTGGTGATCGCCCACAACAAGACGCTGGCCGCCCAGCTCGCCACGGAGTTCAAGGAGTTCCTGCCGGAGAACGCCGTCGAGTATTTCGTCTCCTACTACGACTACTACCAGCCGGAGGCCTACATCGCGCGGACGGACACGTATATCGAGAAAGACGCCGATATCAACGAGGAGATAGACAAGCTGCGCCACGCCGCCACGCGCGCCCTCCTCACGCGCCGCGATGTCCTCATCGTCGCCTCCGTCTCCTGCATCTACGGCCTCGGCTCGCCGGAGGAGTACCAGGCCTTCCGCGTGCTGCTGCAGAAGGGGGCAGGCGCGCGGCGAGAGAAGATCATCCGGCAGCTCATTGACATGCAGTATGAGCGCAACGATGTAGACCCGACGCGCGGGCGCTTCCGCGTTCGCGGCGATACGCTGGAGATCCAGCCCGCCTACGAGGACCTGGCCCTGCGCATCCAGTTCTGGGGCGACGAGGTGGAGAAGATCACCGAGATTGATCCGGTGACGGGCGAGCTGCTGGGCGAGCGCGAGAGCATCGAGATCTACCCGGCGAAGCACTTCGTGACATCGCAGGAGAAGATGGACGCCGGGCTGAAGGGGATCGAGGCGGAGCTGGAAGAGCGGCTGAAGCAGCTGCGCGAGGGTGGCAAGGTGCTGGAGGCGGCGCGCCTGGAGCAGCGCACGCGCTTCGACCTGGAGATGCTGCGGGAGGCTGGCTACTGCTCCGGCATCGAGAACTATGCGCGCCACCTGGCGCGCCGCCCGGCGGGGAGCCGGCCTTCGACGCTCCTGGACTATTTCCCCGACGACTTCCTGATGTTCATTGACGAATCGCACATGACGGTGCCGCAGGTCCACGGCATGTACGGCGGCGACCGCTCGCGCAAATCGGTGCTGGTGGACTACGGCTTTCGCCTCCCTTCGGCGATGGACAACCGCCCGCTCAACTTCGAGGAGTTCGACGCCTCCATCAACCAGGTCGTCTTCGTCTCGGCGACGCCCGCCGCCTACGAGCTGAAGGTCAGCCAGCAAGTGGCGGAGCAGGTCATCCGCCCGACGGGACTGCTGGACCCGACGATCGAGGTAAAGAAGACCCACGGGCAGATAGACGACCTGCTGCACCGGATCAAGCTGCGCGTGGAGAAGAAGGAGCGCGCCCTGGTGACCACCCTCACCAAGCGCATGGCGGAGGAGCTTGCCGACTATCTGAAAGAGATGGGCATCAAGGTCCACTATCTCCATTCGGAGCAGGATGTGCTGGAGCGGAGCGAAGTCCTGCGCGACCTGCGCCTGGGCGTCTATGACGTGGTGGTGGGCATCAACCTGCTGCGCGAAGGGCTCGACCTTCCGGAAGTGAGCCTGGTCGCCATCCTGGACGCCGATAAAGAGGGCTATCTGCGGTCGGGCGCCTCCCTGATCCAGACGATCGGCCGGGCGGCGCGCCATGAGAACGGCCACGTCATCATGTACGCCGATACGAGAACGGCCTCGATGAAGCAGGCGCTAGACGAGACGAACCGCAGGCGCGCGATCCAGGACGCCTACAACAAGCAACACGGCATCACGCCCCAGGGCATCAAGAAGTCCATCAAAGACATCACGGAGCGGGTGCGGGCCATCGCCGAAGAGCAGACGCCGTATGTGGTCTCCAAGGAGATGCCGAAGGATGAGGTGGCGCGGGCCATCAAGGACCTGGAGAAGCGGATGAAAGAGGCCTCCTCCAACCTGGAGTTCGAGAAGGCGGCGGCCCTGCGCGACCAGGTGATTGACCTGCGGAAGGTGCTGGCGCTGGACCTGGACTCGCACGTCACGGAGAAGGGCGAGCGCTTCAGCAAGACGGAGGAGACGCCGGGTGTCTACGAGACGCGCCCGCCCGCCAAGGTGCGCGGGAGAAGGCGGAAGGGCTGGTAG
- a CDS encoding molybdenum-pterin-binding protein, with protein sequence MKTSGRNRLPGTVTEVKIEGLMAQIGLKVGENHVVALISAEAARELKLKVGDRATALIKATSVMIVKD encoded by the coding sequence ATGAAGACAAGCGGCAGAAACCGGCTTCCCGGAACGGTCACCGAGGTTAAAATCGAGGGGCTGATGGCCCAGATCGGCCTGAAGGTGGGCGAGAACCACGTGGTGGCGCTCATCAGCGCAGAGGCGGCGCGGGAGCTGAAGCTGAAGGTGGGCGACCGGGCGACGGCGCTCATCAAGGCGACGAGCGTGATGATCGTGAAGGACTGA
- a CDS encoding PucR family transcriptional regulator has protein sequence MTEGIPQLKSALQRLGGLEAVKGRLDRVLESVRAYDAKTNSELEATLRAWVERGGSIAETADALFLHRNSVLYRIQRIEELSGIDLRDRQTRQVLLTAFTITDPQATAGKEEAPHEDKRQKPASRNGHRG, from the coding sequence ATGACTGAGGGTATTCCCCAACTGAAGAGCGCGCTGCAGCGGCTTGGCGGCCTGGAGGCGGTGAAGGGCCGGCTGGACCGCGTCCTGGAATCGGTGCGGGCCTATGACGCGAAGACGAACTCGGAGCTGGAGGCTACCCTGCGCGCGTGGGTGGAGCGCGGCGGGAGCATCGCGGAGACGGCGGACGCGCTCTTCCTCCACCGGAACAGCGTCCTCTACCGCATCCAGCGCATCGAAGAGCTATCGGGCATCGACCTGCGAGACCGCCAAACGCGCCAGGTGCTGTTGACGGCCTTCACCATCACGGACCCGCAGGCAACCGCGGGCAAGGAAGAGGCACCCCATGAAGACAAGCGGCAGAAACCGGCTTCCCGGAACGGTCACCGAGGTTAA
- the modA gene encoding molybdate ABC transporter substrate-binding protein: MPLLKRPHLRLLACCLLFAAVAAFCASSGGGKGITVAAASDLTFAFQELGKRFEEKTGTKVTFTFGSTGQLAQQVEHGAPVDLFAAADQRAIDDLTGKGRLVPGTKALYARGFLAIWTRKASDLRLERLEDLAQPGVQRIAIANPEHAPYGIAAREAMETSGLWESLRPKLVYGENIRQALQFAETGNVDAAIVALSLAQRSDGRWVRVPDGLHKPLEQALAVVSGSKREQAARAFASFVTSEEGRAILRSHGFSVPGEPR, translated from the coding sequence ATCCCTCTTCTGAAACGACCTCACCTTCGCCTTCTGGCCTGTTGCTTGCTTTTTGCCGCCGTCGCGGCCTTCTGCGCCTCCTCCGGCGGCGGCAAAGGCATCACTGTTGCCGCCGCCTCCGACCTCACCTTCGCCTTCCAAGAGCTGGGCAAGCGCTTCGAGGAGAAGACGGGGACGAAGGTCACCTTCACCTTCGGCTCGACGGGCCAGCTGGCCCAGCAGGTCGAGCACGGCGCGCCGGTGGACCTTTTCGCAGCCGCCGATCAGCGCGCGATAGACGACCTGACGGGCAAGGGCAGGCTCGTGCCGGGGACAAAGGCCCTCTACGCCAGGGGCTTCCTTGCTATCTGGACGCGCAAGGCAAGCGATTTGCGACTTGAGCGCTTGGAGGACTTAGCCCAGCCCGGCGTGCAACGCATCGCCATCGCCAACCCGGAGCACGCGCCGTACGGCATCGCCGCGCGCGAGGCGATGGAGACCAGCGGCCTTTGGGAAAGCCTGCGCCCCAAGCTCGTCTACGGCGAAAATATCCGGCAGGCCCTCCAGTTCGCCGAGACGGGCAACGTGGACGCCGCCATCGTCGCCCTCTCCCTCGCCCAGCGCTCCGACGGCCGATGGGTGCGCGTTCCCGACGGCTTGCACAAGCCCCTCGAGCAGGCTCTCGCCGTCGTCAGCGGCTCGAAGCGCGAGCAGGCCGCGCGCGCCTTCGCGAGCTTCGTGACGAGCGAAGAAGGGCGCGCCATCCTTCGCAGCCACGGCTTCTCGGTCCCGGGGGAGCCGCGATGA
- the modB gene encoding molybdate ABC transporter permease subunit, with the protein MIWDAFFLSLRVTAVATVIILVLGLALGWLFARARFRGKLLLELLVALPLVLPPSVVGYYLLRALGSGSPVVEWLHIELLFTWQAAAVASAVVGLPLMVQSARAAIANVDPALENAARTLGSTEVGLFWRVTLPLARRGILAGLILGAARALGEFGATLMVAGSIPGKTQTMPLAIYDAVQSGQRDAANQMVLLMTALAFLGLWFVRGIESPRKRKAPKERAA; encoded by the coding sequence ATGATTTGGGACGCCTTTTTCCTCTCCCTGCGCGTCACCGCCGTCGCCACTGTCATTATTCTCGTCCTCGGCCTCGCCCTCGGCTGGCTCTTCGCCCGCGCGCGCTTCCGCGGCAAGCTTCTCCTGGAACTCCTCGTCGCTCTGCCGCTCGTGCTTCCGCCAAGCGTCGTCGGCTATTACCTCTTGCGCGCCCTCGGCAGCGGCAGTCCCGTCGTCGAATGGCTCCACATCGAGCTTCTCTTCACCTGGCAGGCCGCCGCCGTCGCCTCAGCCGTCGTGGGCCTGCCCCTCATGGTGCAATCGGCCCGCGCCGCCATCGCCAATGTGGACCCGGCGCTGGAGAATGCCGCGCGCACCCTCGGCTCCACCGAAGTCGGTCTCTTCTGGCGCGTGACGCTTCCCCTGGCGCGGCGCGGCATCCTCGCGGGCCTCATCCTCGGCGCGGCGCGCGCCCTAGGTGAGTTCGGCGCGACGCTCATGGTAGCGGGCAGCATCCCCGGCAAGACGCAGACGATGCCCCTGGCCATTTATGACGCCGTGCAGAGCGGCCAGCGCGACGCGGCGAACCAGATGGTCCTGCTGATGACTGCCCTCGCCTTCCTGGGCCTCTGGTTCGTGCGCGGTATCGAGTCGCCACGAAAGCGCAAGGCCCCCAAGGAGCGCGCGGCATGA